A DNA window from Aureibaculum sp. 2308TA14-22 contains the following coding sequences:
- the ribH gene encoding 6,7-dimethyl-8-ribityllumazine synthase, with protein sequence MATTNLSDYDKSTLSNAKSLKFGIVVSEWNTSITENLYQGAVTTLLDNGALAKNITRLNVPGSYELVYGSKHLLKKGQFDVIIAIGCVIQGETKHFDFVCEAVSQGIKDLNIQFDIPTIFCVLTDNTLQQSIDRSGGKYGNKGVECAVAAIKMATLA encoded by the coding sequence ATGGCAACTACAAACTTATCCGATTACGATAAATCGACTCTTAGCAATGCTAAAAGTTTAAAGTTTGGTATTGTCGTTTCTGAGTGGAATACTTCAATTACTGAAAATCTTTATCAAGGAGCAGTTACTACATTATTGGATAACGGAGCGTTAGCAAAAAACATCACCCGACTAAATGTTCCTGGTAGTTATGAGCTTGTTTATGGCAGTAAACACCTCTTAAAAAAAGGACAATTCGATGTCATAATTGCCATTGGATGTGTAATACAAGGCGAAACCAAACATTTCGATTTTGTTTGCGAGGCGGTTTCACAAGGTATTAAAGATTTGAATATTCAGTTTGATATTCCTACTATTTTTTGCGTGTTAACCGACAATACACTCCAACAATCTATTGATAGGTCTGGTGGAAAATACGGCAACAAAGGTGTGGAATGTGCTGTTGCAGCTATTAAAATGGCAACATTAGCATAG
- a CDS encoding riboflavin synthase subunit beta, with product MGFIKRTHKKFDYTPRYYKGEGNPYKIEHKFDEFRTTVGKKSLKAKFNHAIEESKSSKGVNKTIVITIAILVFIFLYIIDFDLSIFQLK from the coding sequence ATGGGATTTATAAAACGAACGCACAAAAAATTTGATTACACTCCCAGATATTATAAAGGTGAGGGTAATCCATACAAAATAGAACATAAATTTGACGAATTTAGGACTACGGTTGGTAAAAAAAGTCTAAAAGCAAAATTTAATCATGCTATAGAAGAATCAAAAAGCTCAAAAGGTGTAAATAAAACAATAGTAATAACAATAGCTATTTTAGTATTTATTTTTCTTTATATCATTGATTTTGATTTGTCCATTTTTCAATTGAAATAA
- the mutL gene encoding DNA mismatch repair endonuclease MutL, translated as MSDIIQLLPDHVANQIAAGEVVQRPASVVKELLENAIDADATEIKLLIKDAGKTLVQVIDDGKGMSTTDARLSFERHATSKIRTAEDLFNLNTKGFRGEALASIAAIAHVEVKTKQSNQELGTHLKIEGSTIQNQDVIATPTGTSIAVKNLFFNIPARRNFLKSNSVELRHIKDEFYRVALTHPSIAFDFYSNDNEVLNLNNSNLRQRIVAVFGKKINEKLVPIQEHTDIITIDGFVSKPEFAKKKRGEQFFFVNNRFIKNGYLHHAVLNAFDQLLPAGHHPSYFLYLSVPPNTIDINIHPTKTEIKFDNEQALYAILRSTIKHSLGQYNVAPVLDFNRDETLDVPYSFKDKTSVATPKIKVNPSFNPFESEIGSKSFQKPKVAQWESLYAGTETAVDVQQIEVEAEIVNQELFDDSENEIKSKTHQVHKKYILSVIKSGVVYINQNLAHQRILYEELLTKMTVEDTSSQQLLFPLTLVFNKEDIAFCKEIKLELESVGFQFASIENDTVTLNGIPVNVNQNNVQGLFEELFEDIKNEIPDSSFSQLDTIAKSLAKSLAIKNGTKLNNKEQEELLEQLFSCKEPNQSPFGKKTFITLTSEEIQLKFDN; from the coding sequence ATGTCAGACATCATTCAACTACTTCCAGATCATGTTGCCAATCAGATTGCTGCCGGCGAAGTGGTTCAACGCCCTGCTTCGGTTGTAAAAGAATTGCTAGAAAATGCTATTGATGCAGATGCTACTGAAATAAAATTACTCATTAAAGATGCAGGGAAAACCTTAGTCCAGGTTATCGATGATGGCAAAGGCATGAGTACCACCGATGCCAGATTATCTTTTGAACGCCACGCCACTTCAAAAATAAGAACTGCTGAAGACCTGTTCAACTTGAATACCAAAGGTTTTAGGGGCGAAGCATTGGCGTCTATCGCCGCCATTGCCCATGTGGAGGTAAAAACCAAACAATCTAACCAAGAATTAGGTACGCACCTAAAAATTGAAGGCAGTACAATTCAAAACCAAGATGTAATTGCCACACCAACGGGTACCAGCATTGCTGTTAAAAATTTATTTTTTAATATTCCCGCACGTAGAAATTTTTTAAAATCCAACTCCGTAGAGTTGCGACATATTAAGGATGAATTTTATCGCGTAGCCCTTACACACCCTTCCATTGCATTCGATTTTTACAGTAATGACAATGAGGTTCTCAACTTAAATAATAGTAATTTACGACAACGTATTGTTGCGGTATTCGGAAAAAAGATAAACGAAAAATTAGTCCCCATTCAAGAACACACGGATATTATAACTATTGATGGATTTGTATCAAAACCAGAATTTGCAAAGAAAAAAAGAGGTGAACAGTTCTTTTTTGTAAATAACCGATTTATAAAAAATGGGTATTTACACCATGCCGTGCTAAATGCTTTTGACCAATTATTACCGGCTGGGCATCATCCCTCCTATTTTCTATATTTAAGTGTACCGCCCAATACCATTGATATAAACATACACCCAACAAAAACAGAAATAAAATTTGACAATGAGCAGGCACTTTATGCTATTTTACGCTCAACCATAAAACATAGTTTAGGACAATATAATGTAGCTCCAGTTTTAGATTTTAATAGAGATGAAACGCTGGATGTCCCGTATTCGTTTAAGGACAAAACATCGGTTGCCACACCAAAAATAAAAGTGAACCCAAGTTTTAACCCTTTTGAAAGTGAGATTGGTTCAAAATCCTTTCAAAAACCAAAAGTTGCCCAATGGGAATCTTTATATGCTGGAACTGAAACTGCAGTTGATGTTCAACAAATTGAAGTTGAAGCTGAGATAGTAAATCAGGAATTATTTGATGATTCGGAAAATGAAATAAAATCCAAAACACATCAAGTTCATAAAAAATATATTTTAAGCGTTATTAAATCGGGGGTGGTCTATATCAATCAAAACCTAGCACACCAGCGTATTTTATATGAAGAATTATTGACCAAAATGACAGTTGAAGATACTTCTAGCCAACAACTGCTGTTTCCGTTAACATTGGTGTTTAATAAAGAAGATATTGCATTCTGCAAAGAAATAAAACTTGAACTAGAAAGCGTAGGGTTTCAATTTGCTTCTATAGAAAATGACACCGTTACCCTGAACGGTATTCCAGTAAATGTAAATCAAAACAATGTACAAGGCCTATTTGAAGAACTGTTTGAAGACATAAAAAATGAAATACCCGATTCCAGTTTTAGCCAATTGGATACTATTGCCAAAAGCTTGGCCAAAAGTTTAGCCATAAAAAATGGAACTAAATTGAACAACAAAGAACAGGAAGAGCTTTTAGAGCAATTATTTTCTTGTAAAGAGCCCAACCAATCGCCTTTTGGTAAAAAAACATTTATTACACTTACTTCTGAAGAAATTCAACTTAAATTTGACAATTAA
- a CDS encoding rhomboid family intramembrane serine protease, whose product MGRITDAVKHLLIINVIFYAVTFLIPNMEDKMFEWFALFYPTSPFFKPWQFVTHMFMHGGLMHIIFNMYALWAFGSPLEQLWGRNKFFFFYFSAGLGAALVYTLSNYFLLDYNAVAVGASGAVYGVLVAFAMNFPNSKLALIFFPVPIAAKYFIPIILFGDLFFGFTNYSVGNIAHFAHIGGALFGFLIAFYWKNNQFKRWDK is encoded by the coding sequence ATGGGAAGAATTACCGATGCCGTAAAACATTTATTGATTATTAATGTAATATTTTATGCGGTTACATTTCTTATACCAAACATGGAGGATAAAATGTTTGAGTGGTTTGCTTTATTTTACCCTACCAGCCCATTTTTTAAACCATGGCAATTTGTTACACACATGTTTATGCACGGTGGGCTCATGCACATTATTTTTAATATGTATGCATTGTGGGCTTTTGGCTCTCCACTAGAGCAATTATGGGGTAGAAATAAATTCTTTTTCTTTTACTTTTCAGCAGGCTTAGGAGCTGCTTTGGTTTACACTCTATCAAATTATTTTTTATTAGATTATAATGCTGTGGCAGTCGGAGCATCTGGAGCAGTTTATGGAGTACTTGTAGCGTTTGCAATGAATTTTCCTAATTCCAAACTCGCTTTAATATTTTTTCCGGTACCCATAGCTGCTAAGTATTTTATTCCAATCATCCTTTTTGGTGATTTGTTTTTTGGTTTTACTAATTATTCTGTCGGAAATATTGCTCACTTTGCCCATATAGGTGGTGCATTGTTCGGTTTTTTAATTGCGTTTTACTGGAAAAACAACCAGTTTAAACGGTGGGACAAGTAA
- a CDS encoding rhomboid family intramembrane serine protease — translation MNNLKDKIVYKFKTATIAEQIIYATIIVFIVTLLFRAFSTLMQWNDNLFVNWFALPAQFDEFLTKPWSIITYGFLHADFFHILFNLLILYYIGNLFLDFFSKRDFLIYYLSGIVVGGIIYLTSYNFFPALKGSNSILLGASAGVTAILVGLATKIPNYAINFRFIGAIKLWYIAVAMILRDLILLPFENTGGHLAHLGGALIGFLLTNQVNKGKSFSNLFGFIFKSKKEKPLKTVYKNPQAQKSTKSSDQQQKIDAILDKISKSGYETLSKEEKDFLFTVGKK, via the coding sequence TTGAATAATTTAAAAGATAAAATAGTATACAAATTTAAAACGGCAACTATTGCTGAGCAAATTATTTATGCAACTATTATAGTTTTTATTGTAACGTTGCTATTTAGAGCGTTTTCTACCTTAATGCAATGGAACGATAATTTGTTTGTCAATTGGTTTGCTTTACCTGCACAGTTTGACGAGTTTTTAACAAAGCCTTGGTCCATAATTACCTATGGGTTTTTACATGCAGATTTTTTTCATATTTTATTTAATTTGTTGATATTATACTATATCGGGAATCTGTTTTTAGACTTTTTTTCAAAACGCGATTTTCTGATTTATTATTTATCCGGAATTGTGGTTGGTGGAATTATTTATTTAACCAGCTATAATTTTTTTCCAGCATTAAAAGGTAGCAATTCAATTCTATTAGGTGCTTCGGCGGGTGTAACCGCTATTTTAGTGGGTTTAGCAACTAAAATACCCAATTACGCTATCAACTTTAGGTTTATTGGTGCTATTAAATTGTGGTATATTGCGGTAGCCATGATTCTCAGAGATTTAATTTTACTACCTTTTGAAAATACTGGTGGGCATTTAGCTCACTTAGGTGGTGCTTTAATTGGTTTTTTATTGACCAATCAGGTTAATAAAGGCAAAAGTTTTAGTAATTTATTTGGTTTTATTTTTAAATCAAAAAAGGAAAAACCACTTAAGACTGTTTATAAAAATCCGCAAGCTCAAAAAAGTACAAAATCATCAGATCAACAACAGAAAATTGATGCTATTTTAGACAAGATAAGTAAATCGGGCTATGAAACATTGAGCAAAGAGGAGAAGGATTTTCTTTTTACCGTTGGCAAAAAATAA
- a CDS encoding endonuclease/exonuclease/phosphatase family protein, with product MSFNVRKFNRYKWIKTDSLEAKIKDLIKNENPDILALQEYRKVKDFKLNYPYFSNPPTENYSDSIRRNRHRVSLAIYSKYPIINQGILNYAELLSSAMFVDVVKNKDTLRVYTFHMASLGIIPDADYFGHDDSEKLVKEVRKSFKIQQQQIDTLNNHIKNCNYKVILAGDLNNTSYSWAYKNVKNELQDSFLEAGTGFGTTYKFKRFPLRIDYIFADKNFKITSHKNYDVELSDHFPIKATLKLKK from the coding sequence ATGAGCTTTAATGTTAGAAAATTCAATAGGTATAAATGGATTAAAACGGATAGCCTAGAAGCAAAAATTAAAGATTTGATTAAAAATGAAAATCCTGATATTTTAGCTTTGCAAGAATATAGAAAAGTTAAAGATTTTAAATTAAACTATCCTTATTTTAGCAATCCACCTACTGAGAATTATAGTGATTCCATTAGAAGAAATAGACATAGGGTAAGTTTAGCCATATATTCTAAATATCCAATTATTAATCAAGGAATTTTAAATTATGCCGAATTATTATCAAGTGCTATGTTTGTTGATGTAGTAAAAAATAAAGACACATTAAGAGTTTATACTTTCCATATGGCTTCTTTAGGTATTATTCCTGATGCCGATTATTTTGGACATGATGATTCTGAAAAATTAGTCAAAGAAGTACGAAAATCTTTTAAAATACAGCAACAACAAATTGACACATTGAATAATCATATAAAAAATTGCAACTATAAAGTGATATTGGCTGGTGATTTAAACAACACTTCATATTCTTGGGCTTATAAAAATGTAAAAAACGAATTACAAGATTCCTTTTTAGAGGCCGGTACGGGTTTTGGTACCACCTATAAGTTTAAAAGATTCCCCTTACGAATAGACTATATTTTTGCCGATAAAAATTTCAAAATTACTTCTCATAAAAATTATGACGTAGAACTCTCAGATCATTTCCCTATAAAGGCCACATTAAAGCTCAAAAAGTAA
- a CDS encoding antibiotic biosynthesis monooxygenase family protein yields MIAKTPQPPYYAVIFTSLKTENDNGYAAMSEKMVDLAEQQPGFLGVESVREDVGITVSYWESLEAIKNWKMNTEHMVARNKGRSLWYKHFKVRICKVERDYDFIR; encoded by the coding sequence ATGATAGCAAAAACCCCACAACCACCATATTACGCTGTGATTTTTACTTCATTAAAAACAGAAAATGACAATGGTTATGCAGCCATGTCAGAAAAAATGGTAGACTTGGCGGAACAACAACCTGGATTTTTAGGAGTAGAATCAGTCAGAGAAGATGTAGGCATAACGGTTTCGTATTGGGAAAGTTTAGAGGCTATTAAAAATTGGAAAATGAATACTGAACATATGGTAGCCAGGAACAAGGGTAGGTCATTATGGTACAAGCACTTTAAAGTGAGAATTTGTAAGGTAGAGCGGGATTATGATTTTATAAGGTAA
- a CDS encoding GNAT family N-acetyltransferase: protein MSIIYTTKRLLVRKLIPEDFEPFHAMQSNINVMRYVRGKAMTYQENKEELPKLIEFYDKKDNNFWIYAIVRRHDNAFIGTVALVKDENNDDEIGYRFLEEYWGYGYGTEVFDGLIDYCKSMGLKKIIANVAIDNKASLKIIKNVNFQFVEDFISNDLQLSEQKYILQL, encoded by the coding sequence GTGTCAATCATTTATACTACAAAAAGGCTGTTGGTTAGAAAACTTATACCCGAAGATTTTGAGCCTTTTCATGCAATGCAATCTAACATAAATGTAATGAGATATGTTAGAGGTAAGGCCATGACCTATCAAGAAAATAAAGAAGAACTCCCTAAATTGATTGAATTTTACGATAAAAAAGATAATAATTTTTGGATATATGCTATTGTCAGAAGACATGATAACGCCTTTATTGGGACTGTAGCTTTAGTAAAAGATGAGAATAACGATGATGAAATAGGGTATCGTTTTTTAGAAGAATATTGGGGCTATGGATATGGAACTGAAGTTTTTGATGGATTGATTGATTATTGTAAATCGATGGGTTTAAAAAAAATAATTGCTAATGTTGCTATAGATAATAAGGCTTCATTAAAAATAATTAAGAATGTTAATTTTCAATTTGTTGAAGATTTTATAAGTAATGATTTACAACTTTCAGAGCAAAAATATATACTACAATTATGA
- the mtaB gene encoding tRNA (N(6)-L-threonylcarbamoyladenosine(37)-C(2))-methylthiotransferase MtaB, translated as MPIDKKVAFYTLGCKLNFSETSTIARGFQDKGFERVDFNQKADIYVINTCSVTDNADKRFKTIVKSALKQNDEAFLIAIGCYAQLKPEELAKVDGVDLVLGATEKFKVTDYINNLSKNDKGEVHSCEISDANFYEGSYSIGDRTRAFLKVQDGCDYKCTYCTIPLARGISRSDTLENVLQNAKEISERGIKEIVLTGVNIGDYGKGEFGNKKHEHTFFDLVQALDKVDGIYRLRISSIEPNLLKDKTINFVANSESFVPHFHIPLQSGSDDLLKKMKRRYLRKTYTDRVQKIKEVMPNACIGVDVIVGFPGETDAHFLETYNYLNELDISYLHVFTYSERPNTEAVLMEGVVPKNIRHKRSKMLRGLSVKKRRAFYESQLGNELTVLFENDNKEGYIYGFTENYVKVKTPWNPELVNTLHEITLTDIDEDGVVRFGFVKQPVFAS; from the coding sequence ATGCCAATAGATAAAAAAGTTGCTTTTTACACACTGGGATGCAAACTAAATTTTTCTGAAACCTCTACCATAGCAAGAGGTTTTCAGGATAAGGGTTTTGAACGTGTTGATTTTAACCAAAAAGCGGATATTTATGTCATAAACACCTGCTCTGTTACAGATAATGCTGACAAACGTTTTAAAACCATAGTTAAATCGGCATTAAAACAAAATGATGAGGCTTTTTTAATTGCTATTGGTTGTTATGCTCAATTAAAACCCGAAGAATTGGCAAAAGTAGACGGTGTTGACTTGGTGTTGGGTGCTACCGAAAAATTCAAGGTAACCGATTATATCAATAACCTTTCTAAAAATGATAAGGGTGAAGTTCACTCTTGTGAAATTTCCGATGCTAATTTTTACGAAGGTTCCTACTCTATTGGTGATAGAACAAGAGCTTTTTTAAAAGTACAAGATGGTTGTGATTATAAATGTACCTATTGTACCATTCCACTAGCTCGGGGTATTTCCAGAAGTGATACTTTAGAAAACGTACTACAAAATGCAAAAGAAATTTCAGAACGCGGAATCAAAGAAATTGTTCTGACCGGAGTTAACATTGGTGATTATGGCAAAGGTGAATTCGGCAATAAAAAACATGAACATACATTTTTTGATTTAGTCCAAGCATTGGATAAAGTAGATGGTATTTATCGTTTACGGATTTCATCCATTGAACCCAATTTATTAAAGGATAAAACCATTAATTTTGTAGCCAATTCTGAAAGTTTTGTTCCACATTTTCATATTCCGCTACAAAGTGGAAGTGATGATTTGTTGAAAAAAATGAAACGCCGTTATTTACGAAAAACCTATACGGACAGAGTTCAAAAAATTAAAGAAGTAATGCCCAATGCCTGTATTGGTGTTGATGTCATTGTAGGTTTTCCTGGGGAAACCGACGCCCATTTTTTAGAAACTTATAATTATTTAAACGAGCTGGACATATCATACCTGCACGTATTCACATATTCGGAAAGACCAAATACCGAAGCAGTTTTAATGGAAGGTGTTGTACCCAAAAACATTCGTCATAAACGTAGCAAAATGCTACGTGGGTTATCGGTTAAAAAGCGTAGGGCGTTTTACGAAAGCCAATTGGGAAATGAGTTGACCGTATTGTTCGAAAACGATAATAAAGAAGGTTATATTTATGGCTTTACCGAAAATTACGTAAAAGTAAAAACGCCTTGGAATCCGGAATTGGTAAATACGCTACACGAGATAACGCTAACTGATATTGATGAAGACGGAGTTGTTCGATTTGGTTTTGTAAAACAGCCTGTATTTGCATCATGA
- a CDS encoding alpha/beta hydrolase family protein — protein MIEKKQLYFVPGLAASPDIFEYLSLPEDQYDIHHLDWLVPETKDEDIRHYSQRMCERIKHKNPVLLGVSFGGVVVQEMSKLIDTEKVIIISSVKSKEEIPKRFKLAKATKAYKLLPTKAVSNIESWAKYAFGDTVKKRVELYKKYLSMRDGDYLPWAIHNVLNWQQEKPLPNIVHIHGDNDGVFPIKHVKDCKVIEGGTHTMILNKARPISKLLTEVI, from the coding sequence ATGATAGAAAAAAAACAACTCTATTTTGTACCCGGTTTAGCTGCTAGTCCAGATATTTTTGAATACTTGAGTTTACCAGAAGATCAATATGATATACATCACTTAGATTGGTTAGTCCCCGAAACTAAAGACGAAGATATTCGACATTATTCACAACGGATGTGCGAAAGAATTAAACATAAAAATCCTGTTTTATTAGGTGTTTCATTTGGGGGTGTTGTGGTGCAAGAAATGAGCAAATTGATTGACACAGAAAAAGTTATTATTATTTCTAGTGTAAAATCTAAGGAAGAAATCCCAAAACGTTTTAAATTGGCAAAAGCAACTAAAGCTTATAAACTATTGCCTACAAAAGCGGTTTCCAATATAGAAAGCTGGGCAAAATACGCTTTTGGAGATACAGTCAAAAAACGAGTAGAACTCTATAAAAAATACCTTTCCATGCGAGATGGTGATTATTTACCTTGGGCAATTCACAACGTGTTAAACTGGCAACAAGAAAAACCACTGCCCAATATCGTTCATATACATGGTGATAATGATGGGGTTTTTCCTATTAAACATGTAAAAGATTGTAAAGTAATCGAGGGCGGAACACATACAATGATTTTAAATAAAGCAAGACCAATCTCCAAATTGTTAACCGAAGTAATTTAG
- the rfbC gene encoding dTDP-4-dehydrorhamnose 3,5-epimerase — MKIEKTFINDLLIITPTVFTDERGYFFESYNKKGLENYVNEEFVQDNESLSQKGVLRGLHFQNPPYTQAKLIRVFAGSVLDVSVDLRKNSPTYGQHFKCILSADNKVQLYVPKGFAHGFVVLEENTIFCYKCSDYYNKDSERAILWNDDTLNIDWQIKNPIISEKDKSAENFANFVTPF; from the coding sequence ATGAAAATTGAAAAAACATTTATAAACGATTTATTGATTATTACACCTACGGTTTTTACAGACGAAAGAGGTTATTTTTTTGAGAGTTATAATAAGAAAGGTCTTGAGAACTATGTTAATGAAGAGTTTGTTCAAGACAATGAGTCTTTATCTCAAAAAGGAGTTTTAAGAGGTTTGCATTTTCAAAACCCTCCTTATACGCAAGCAAAACTGATTCGGGTTTTTGCTGGAAGTGTTTTAGATGTATCTGTCGATTTAAGAAAGAATTCACCAACTTATGGTCAACACTTTAAATGTATATTGTCTGCTGATAATAAAGTACAACTTTATGTTCCCAAGGGTTTTGCTCATGGATTTGTAGTTTTGGAAGAAAACACAATATTTTGTTACAAATGCTCTGATTATTATAATAAAGATTCAGAAAGAGCAATTTTATGGAACGATGATACGTTAAATATTGATTGGCAAATTAAAAACCCTATTATTTCTGAAAAAGATAAAAGTGCAGAAAATTTTGCTAATTTTGTTACACCTTTTTAA
- a CDS encoding lytic transglycosylase domain-containing protein: MNKPLRILVILSVIIISGILINATQQDSENETENASETKIKNDKVTSDSYTIKAIKIPENLEFAGESVPLHKPHIKEQVDREFLVNTYWQSNGLLWIKRSHKYFPIIEPILKEKGLPDDFKYIAVIESNLMNVTSPAGAKGFWQQLSGAARENGLEVNSNVDERYHLEKTTRAACDYLLDAKKTYGTWALAAAAYHSGKGNINKYLREQMVDSYYDLLSGPNTERYLPRILAAKYILSNPEKYGFEFDESDLYTYPEHTTVKVDTPITNIAQFAKDHNTNYRELKILNPWLRENKLNNKSRKVYYIDIPK, from the coding sequence ATGAACAAGCCATTACGCATATTAGTTATATTAAGTGTTATCATTATTAGTGGTATTTTAATAAACGCTACTCAACAAGATAGTGAAAATGAAACTGAAAATGCATCAGAAACTAAGATTAAAAATGATAAAGTAACAAGCGACTCTTATACTATCAAGGCGATTAAAATTCCCGAAAATCTGGAATTTGCTGGAGAAAGTGTCCCATTACACAAGCCGCATATAAAAGAACAAGTTGACCGAGAGTTTTTGGTAAATACGTATTGGCAATCTAACGGATTGCTATGGATAAAACGTTCGCACAAATATTTTCCTATAATAGAGCCCATTTTAAAAGAAAAAGGTTTACCTGATGATTTTAAATATATAGCCGTAATTGAAAGTAATCTAATGAATGTAACTTCTCCTGCTGGTGCTAAAGGCTTTTGGCAACAATTAAGTGGGGCTGCAAGGGAAAATGGATTAGAGGTTAACAGTAATGTTGATGAGCGATACCACTTAGAAAAAACAACACGTGCAGCTTGTGATTATTTATTAGACGCAAAAAAGACATATGGCACTTGGGCATTGGCTGCAGCTGCATACCATTCTGGAAAAGGAAATATTAATAAATATTTGAGAGAACAAATGGTAGATAGTTATTACGACCTACTTTCTGGACCTAATACTGAGCGTTATTTACCAAGAATTTTAGCTGCTAAGTATATTTTAAGCAATCCTGAAAAATATGGGTTTGAATTCGATGAGTCAGATTTATATACTTACCCTGAACATACAACTGTAAAAGTGGATACACCTATTACAAATATCGCTCAATTTGCAAAAGACCACAATACAAATTACAGAGAGTTGAAAATTTTAAACCCTTGGTTACGCGAAAACAAATTAAACAATAAGTCTCGTAAGGTTTATTATATTGATATACCGAAATAA
- a CDS encoding NAD(P)H-dependent flavin oxidoreductase — MQNKITKLFSIKYPLIQAGMVWASGWRLASAVSNSGGLGLIGAGSMYPEVLKEHIQKCKKATDKPFGVNVPMLYPDIEKLLQIIIEEGVKIVFTSAGNPKTHTSFLKENGITVVHVVSSVKFALKAQEAGVDAIVAEGFEAGGHNGRDETTTFTLIPMVKEKINIPLIAAGGIATGRSMLAAMVLGADGVQIGSRFVASNEASSHINFKQKVVEAKEGDTQLTLKELAPVRLLKNKFYDDVQELYQNNPSIDELKALLGRARAKKGMFEGDLDEGELEIGQIAGLIHDIKPAAEIVKEIMTDFEKVKSEILS; from the coding sequence ATGCAAAACAAAATCACAAAACTTTTTTCTATAAAATACCCGTTAATTCAAGCAGGTATGGTCTGGGCGAGTGGTTGGAGACTGGCCTCTGCCGTTAGCAATTCTGGTGGGTTAGGTTTGATAGGTGCGGGGTCCATGTATCCTGAAGTGCTTAAAGAGCATATACAAAAATGTAAAAAAGCAACGGATAAACCATTTGGTGTAAATGTACCGATGCTCTATCCTGATATTGAAAAACTGCTACAAATTATTATAGAAGAAGGCGTCAAAATCGTTTTTACTTCGGCTGGAAATCCTAAAACCCATACTTCTTTTTTAAAGGAAAACGGAATAACCGTTGTACATGTAGTAAGTTCTGTGAAATTTGCGTTAAAGGCACAAGAAGCAGGAGTTGACGCTATCGTAGCTGAAGGTTTTGAAGCTGGTGGACATAATGGTCGTGATGAAACGACTACGTTTACGTTAATACCAATGGTAAAAGAGAAAATCAATATTCCATTAATTGCTGCTGGTGGCATTGCCACTGGCCGAAGTATGTTGGCAGCTATGGTGTTGGGTGCTGACGGTGTACAAATTGGAAGCAGGTTTGTAGCAAGCAATGAGGCGTCTTCGCATATTAATTTTAAACAAAAGGTAGTTGAAGCCAAAGAAGGTGACACCCAGTTGACTTTAAAAGAATTGGCTCCGGTTCGTTTGTTAAAAAATAAGTTTTATGATGATGTTCAAGAGTTATATCAGAATAATCCTTCTATTGATGAACTAAAAGCGTTGTTAGGCAGGGCCAGAGCTAAAAAAGGAATGTTTGAAGGTGATTTAGATGAAGGTGAACTGGAAATTGGTCAAATAGCGGGATTGATACACGATATAAAACCCGCAGCTGAAATTGTAAAAGAAATCATGACCGATTTTGAAAAAGTTAAAAGTGAAATCTTATCATAA